The region CTGGCTACGGCTACTGATGAGTCTCCGGATTTCAAGCGATGTATCGCCAGTAGTGGCGATATTCGCTCTACTTCGGACTCTCTATAATATTCTGCGTGAAACTCAAGCCAGGGATTTAGTCGGTCAATTTGATTCGCGAGAGATTTCGGATCATCTAGCAGTCCGTTGACTGACTCTCGTGTTGTCAGTAGTTGCTTCAGTCCCTCTTCGGTGAAGCGATCGATCCTGCTGATGTCAATATCGTGATTGCCGGGAGATAGGACAATCTGGTTTCGTTCGAGACCCAATTCTTCTTGAAGCGGGGCAAGCAGGATATTTAGAGCGAATCGGTACTGATCTTTTGTGGCGCTGAATGCGATGTCGCCACTGAATATGACTGAGTCAATAGGCGCCTGCTGGTGCTGAACTTTTATGTCGCGCAGGAATGCCTCGATGATTTTTCGCTGATCAGACTCCCAAGTGGATCTCACGTGAAGATCGCTTATATGGAGTATGCGCATAGTCACCCCTGTCCAGAGCGCATCAATGGTGGATCATGTCATCCGAGGCATCAGCAGACGACGACACCTGTTGCGGATTCTAGCTCGAACAGGATCAGTTAGGGGGAGCCTCATAGTAAGTCGATCGTCTGATGTGGGGTGAGTAGGTGGAGCCACGCCTCTGTCGTGAACTTCTATCACTCGGTTGTCTCTGTGCTGCAGTCGTGCCGCGCTCTACGGGCTAACTGGGACCTCATAGACGATTTCGCAGATGGCTGAGGGCACAACGATGTCGGCTGTCTCCACCGGGCGGCCGTCGTCGCTGTAGTACGTCCGCTGGATGTGCGTGACCAGCGTGCCCTTCTGGACGCCCAAGAGCGTGGCCTCCTCCGGGCTCGCCGTCCGGGGCTCGGGCCGCTCCACCGCCCGCGTGACCGTGACGCCGATCTCCGCCATCCGGCGGACGACGCCGGTGCCCGCGTGCGGGCCGGCCTCCGGGAGGACGACGAGCGTGCCGGCCGTCAGGGCGTACGGCTCCCAGCTGGTCGAGAGCTGGACCGGCTTGCCGTCGGCGAGGAATTCGTAGGCCGTGCGCACGCACAAGTCGCCCTCGGCCAGGCCGAGCCGGGCGGCGATGTCAGCCGGGGCCGGGACCTTCGCGTCGGTGCGGCTCTCCCACGACCCGCGCCGCCCGAGCGCCGCCATATCCGCGGCGAAGGGCGAACCGCCTGCCTGCTCGCGGTAGATGGACCGCACCATCCGCAGCCGCTCGCGCGGCTCGGCCACGTACGTACCTGATCCGGCCCGGCCCTCCAAGGTGCCCAAGGAGATCAGCAGTTCCTGCGCCCGCCGGATGACGTTCTCGCCGACCCCGTACTCCTGGCCCAGCTCGGCGCGCGATGGCAGCCGGTCGCCCGGCGACCACTCGTGGCTCGCGATGCGCTCGCGCAGCACGTCGGCGACGCGGAGATACGGCGGCTGATCAGGCATGTGGACAATCTAGTCCACTAGCTCTAATCTAGTTAACTAGCGTCACTGAGGGTGCTCACTTGGCAACGGAGGACGCCTTGTGCCGCCACGCGACGCCCGCATCGCGGACCTCTCCGCGCGCCTGACCGCCGCAGGCCTGGCGCCTGAGCAGAAGGAGTACGCCGACCGCACGCTCATCGAGGCGCAGGTCCCGGACGAGTTCGCGGAAGAGAACTGGCCCGACATCCTCGCAGTGCTGGGAACAGCCGATTCGTTCGGCTCCACCGACCGCGGCGGGGCAGGCCAGTACCTCTGGGCCGCCTTCCACCGCACGAAAGAGTCGTAGGAGATGACCACAGTGCTCCACCACATCCGAAGAGCCGCCGCCTGGCTCGTCCGGCAGCTCTTCCCCACCACAGCCGGCACCCCCCGACGCCGGCCCTCGGCCAGGCCATTCAGCCTGGCAGCCAGTGCACCGGATCGACGGCCGTTACGGTCCCACGCACCGGCGCCGCACTTCTGGACGGACGAGGGGCCGTTGCTGCGCCCGTACGTCCTGAGCGCCGAGGAGTGGACCCGGCGCCGACGTGAGAGCCGGGCGAGGGCGGTGATCTGCCCCTCATGACCGCCCGCCACGAGCAGGTGGCCGACGACCTGCGCCGACTGATCACCGCGGGCACCTTCGCGGTGGGCGACCGCCTGCCACCCGAGACCCGGCTCGCCGGCCGGTACGGCGTCAGCACACCGACCCTCCGTGACGCGCTGGAAGTCCTGCGCGCAGAGGGCCTCATCGCCAAATTCCAGGGCCGCGGCAACTTCGTTCGCCAACCGTCCGAGCGGCTCACGTACCCGAACAGCGCCATAGCCCTCCGCACGACGACCAGTTCCGCCGACACCACGGCAACAGGTGGAGTAGCCAAGCGGCTTGGCACGCCGGAGGGCGCGCCGCTCACCGAGTACGTATGCCTGAGCCATCGCGACGACTTGCCGCAGATCCTCACGCACGTCTACGTCCCGCGCGCTGCCTCACCGTTGACCGCCGCCTCCCCCTGGGGAGACGACCTGGTCATCGCTACCGGCGCACCCGTGACGACCAGCAACGACCAGGTCACCGCGCGGTTTCCCACCACCGCGGAAGCACAGTCGCTGCGCATCAGCACCCGCACGCCCGTCCTCGCGATCGAGCGCACCTTCGCCACCGCCGACGGCCGGCCCGTCGCGTACGCGCTCCTCGTCCTTCCCGGCGATCGGGCGGAAGTCGCCCTTGCCATCCCCATCGACTCCGACCAGGAAGCTCAGCAATGACCGAAGTCCCTGAGACCCACCCCTACGTGCCACCCGAATCGCGAATCGCACCTGTTACGTCGCTGCGCCTTCTGCCGTGGCAAGATCCCGACGGACGCCCGGCCATCCTGAACGGCGACGGAGGGTACGTCTCCCGACTCGCCGACCAGATCGAGGAAGCGCAACTCGGCTCGGCCCGAGCCGTATTCGACCTCGCCCCTGTCGTTCTGGACGACATCGGAGCCAGCACTCAGGAGGTACGTTTCGCGGCGCGACGGCTCCGCGAATCTCTCGGTGACGTGCTGAAGCTCGCCGAGTGCC is a window of Streptomyces sp. NBC_01477 DNA encoding:
- a CDS encoding GntR family transcriptional regulator; amino-acid sequence: MPDQPPYLRVADVLRERIASHEWSPGDRLPSRAELGQEYGVGENVIRRAQELLISLGTLEGRAGSGTYVAEPRERLRMVRSIYREQAGGSPFAADMAALGRRGSWESRTDAKVPAPADIAARLGLAEGDLCVRTAYEFLADGKPVQLSTSWEPYALTAGTLVVLPEAGPHAGTGVVRRMAEIGVTVTRAVERPEPRTASPEEATLLGVQKGTLVTHIQRTYYSDDGRPVETADIVVPSAICEIVYEVPVSP
- a CDS encoding GntR family transcriptional regulator, with protein sequence MTARHEQVADDLRRLITAGTFAVGDRLPPETRLAGRYGVSTPTLRDALEVLRAEGLIAKFQGRGNFVRQPSERLTYPNSAIALRTTTSSADTTATGGVAKRLGTPEGAPLTEYVCLSHRDDLPQILTHVYVPRAASPLTAASPWGDDLVIATGAPVTTSNDQVTARFPTTAEAQSLRISTRTPVLAIERTFATADGRPVAYALLVLPGDRAEVALAIPIDSDQEAQQ